Sequence from the Streptomyces sp. NBC_00358 genome:
CGGGCGTCACGCGAGTCCTCGATGGTGCAACAGCCGCGCGCGCCGGTCCGGAACGATTGCGGGTTCGCGGAGAGGGCGAGGTGCACGCCCGTCACATCGTGCCCGGCCTCGGCGGCACGGGCGGCGGCTACGGCGGAGTCCACTCCGCCCGACATGGCGGCGAGGACGCGGAGGGGGCGCTGCGAGGTGTCAGTCATAACCCCTCCAGGGTACGGGGCCGCGGGAACCGGAGCCCGCGAGTATCCGTTGAAGATCGCATGGGGGCGAAAAAGGGGAAGCCGGGGACGTCGCGGAGCAGCAGAACCGGGGCGGCGGGCAAGGACGCGGACCAGCCGGTCGGGCGCCGGGTGGTGCTCATCGGCGGTGTGCTGGCCGCCATGAGCGCGGCCGGGATCGCGCGGGAGAAGCTGTCGCGGCTGTGGTGGCGGATGCCGGGCGTGGAGAAGGCGAGGGTCGCGGGGGCGGTGGACTTCCGGGGCGCGCAGTGGGTGGCGGCCTCGACGGCGAACTGGCGCCGGGCCGACCGTCCGGACGACTACGCGATCGACCGGGTGGTCATTCATGTCACCCAGGGCAGCTTCGCGAGCGCGGTGGAGGTCTTCCAGGACCCGAGGCACCGGGCGGCCGCGCACTACGTCGTCCGCAAGGACGGTCACGTCACGCAGATGATCCGCGAACTGGACGTGGCGTTCCACGCGGGCAACCGCGCGTACAACGAACGCAGCGTCGGCATCGAGCACGAGGGTTTCGTCGCCCACGCCTCCTCGTTCACGGACGCGATGTACGAGGCCTCGGCACGGCTGACCGCCGGGATATGCGGGCGGTACGGCATACCCGTCGACCGCGAGCACATCATCGGGCACGCCGAGGTACCGGGCACCGACCACACGGATCCCGGACCGTACTGGGACTGGACCCGGTACATGCGGCTCGTGCGGCGGGCGCGCACAACGCACGCCTAGGCGCGGCAGGCCGCACGCGCAGCACGGGCACAGGCGGTGGCGCGGCGGGGCCGGAGCACCGGACCGAAATGCTGTGAGGAACGTCCGGGAGCCGCGTGTCCGTTGCGTCCCACCCGGCCGCCCTGACCAGTGAGGCACCAACTCCCCTTTCCCTCATGGGAGTTGATCATGAACTTCACATCACCGGCTTTCACAGCGGAGAAGGCGTTCTCCTAAGTCGGCCTCATTCCCCGCACAGTCCTCGGGTCGAGAGTCCACGGCCATGACGCACTCCACGCAGCCCGCTTCCGGCGCGGGCAACGACAAGGGCCGGTCCAAGGCCAAGGGCAAGGGCATGCACCGCCGCACGTTCCTCGGCAGGATGGCGGGGGCCGGTCTCGCGGCGGCGACCGCCGGCGGGACCGCCGTCGCCGTGCTGACGAACGCGACGCAGAACAAGGCGCACGCGGCGGGCACCACGCTGACCATCCCCGACCTTCTGGAGGGGACCGCCTCGGGCGGCACCACGACGTACACCCTGGAGGCGAAGACGGGCACCAGCGAGGTGCTCAGCGGAGTGACCAGCACGACCGCGGGCTACAACCAGTCCTTCCTCGGCCCCACCATGAAGTGGACCTCCGGCGACACCGTCCTGCTGAACATCACCAACAGCCTCACCGAGGACACCACGGTCCACTTCCACGGCGCGCACGTTCCGCCGAGCATGGACGGCGGCCCGCAGAACGCCTTCGCCGCCGGGAAGACCTGGTCCCCCACCTTCACGGTCAAGGACGAGGCCAAGACGCTCTGGTACCACCCGCACGCCCTGGGCACCACGGCCGAGCAGGCCACCCACGGGCTGGCCGGCATGATCATCGTCGAGGACGACTCCGCCGCGTCCGCGGCCCTGCCCAGCACCTACGGGACCGACGACATCCCGATCATCCTGCAGTGTCTGGCCGCCGACAGTGCCGGGGAGATCAAGTACAACCTGACCGGCTACCTCGCCAACGGCCTGAGCTTCCCGCTCCTGTGCAACGGCACGAACGTCGACGCCACCACGCTCTCCTTCACCGCCACCAAGAAGCGCACCCGCTTCCGGCTGCTCAACGCCTCGCCGTCGGACATCATCACCGTCCAGCGCGGCGACGGCGGGACCCTCACCCAGATCGCCACCGACCAGGGGTATCTGACCGAGGCCACCGAGGTGAAGTCGATCCGGCTGGTGGCGGGCGCGCGCGCCGAGTTCGTGATGAAGCTCAGCGACGCGGTCACCCTGGAGGCCGTGGTGACCACGGGCTGGGTGCGCGGCGGCAGCGGCACCTACGAG
This genomic interval carries:
- a CDS encoding N-acetylmuramoyl-L-alanine amidase, translated to MGAKKGKPGTSRSSRTGAAGKDADQPVGRRVVLIGGVLAAMSAAGIAREKLSRLWWRMPGVEKARVAGAVDFRGAQWVAASTANWRRADRPDDYAIDRVVIHVTQGSFASAVEVFQDPRHRAAAHYVVRKDGHVTQMIRELDVAFHAGNRAYNERSVGIEHEGFVAHASSFTDAMYEASARLTAGICGRYGIPVDREHIIGHAEVPGTDHTDPGPYWDWTRYMRLVRRARTTHA
- a CDS encoding multicopper oxidase family protein, which produces MTHSTQPASGAGNDKGRSKAKGKGMHRRTFLGRMAGAGLAAATAGGTAVAVLTNATQNKAHAAGTTLTIPDLLEGTASGGTTTYTLEAKTGTSEVLSGVTSTTAGYNQSFLGPTMKWTSGDTVLLNITNSLTEDTTVHFHGAHVPPSMDGGPQNAFAAGKTWSPTFTVKDEAKTLWYHPHALGTTAEQATHGLAGMIIVEDDSAASAALPSTYGTDDIPIILQCLAADSAGEIKYNLTGYLANGLSFPLLCNGTNVDATTLSFTATKKRTRFRLLNASPSDIITVQRGDGGTLTQIATDQGYLTEATEVKSIRLVAGARAEFVMKLSDAVTLEAVVTTGWVRGGSGTYEFLTVTPDASDTPADLPALNTITRYDTTDFTARTITLGQSGTSMTINGSVGTSMSSMAMISTTLGAEEVWTVKNGTQLEHSFHLHDVPFQLISVNGADPTGVQLGWYDTFEVVGGGTIKIAMKFTDFTDDTYMYMLHCHLLQHEDEGMMAGLMVTDG